The following proteins are encoded in a genomic region of Liolophura sinensis isolate JHLJ2023 chromosome 7, CUHK_Ljap_v2, whole genome shotgun sequence:
- the LOC135471236 gene encoding uncharacterized protein LOC135471236 isoform X1, which produces MTEDENLVRHTKIRHSEIVINKEASDNPSSREQDCEKEERRESPATVINVYTYNLNNCRNVSFYGSRQHVDTAVKREGGTNGSSYTEPPSRFCMANEIKHEEYEIEMSQRNCRDMEIDGDIAQFAQSQNVVDRKTQPLPGTGNPFIPTRAFFDAQKHLQDRHVVFLIGGPGEGKTMILQNLSRTMEKNGYTTVSVGHPEDIVSSRDMGSRILFVCDDIFGRVYPSRDKIKAWAESLLPDLSICNPSCDVKIAISCCSRIWKQYQADFGHVSLFQNPVCVSSSKLTGKEKVEMIQAHFVESGTVVDSNNISLITSVTDAVAFPYCCRMVATEYFGNKSGHYINNFADVFRNPANILCPALKRLEGQSKVAYFTMILLAFSDGTLSNSELINLLQKEKTLTLFRALFAEDIDGYLPHFPQNVARFICSESFHFLKFVEDEEGEWLFSIPDHIVLNTIIQKLAGTNINEIVEYAPPDFIVEKCRLKTCSPCETMDDGCIWLDPDAYTAFASVVTEEVIRGNAPHVFSNPAVEDTAFQTFWINYLKQLSIEKQVSFANSHFLRYFVSQLKEKEFMQYVMERSSARPAEGYDFMLVLYRAAIGGQFIMLSKMKKGKLNVMGENSQSACSFVSLLGKPEALATLLRFGCNPNILDIASKKSPLHHAVERGHGKLVEILIDFGADVNIADKDNVRPLHLAACRGSVEIAEALINAQAVVDVRDRWGTTPLHHAAEQGQEDVTRLLVEYGASIRLQDANHQTALHFAAKSGNPAVFSLLQLRGGDIQQKDVWGKAAMDYAKKNER; this is translated from the exons ATGACCGAAGACGAGAACTTGGTACGTCACACGAAGATACGTCACAGCGAGATAGTCATCAATAAGGAGGCCTCAGATAATCCCAGCTCACGAG AACAAGACTGTGAGAAGGAAGAACGCAGAGAATCACCGGCAACTGTAATCAATGTGTACACTTACAATCTGAATAACTGTCGAAACGTCAGCTTCTACGGCTCACGACAGCATGTTGACACCGCAGTTAAAAGGGAAGGTGGCACAAATGGTTCATCGTACACAGAGCCCCCAAGCCGATTTTGTATGGCAAACGAGATAAAAC ATGAAGAGTATGAGATTGAAATGAGTCAACGAAACTGTCGTGACATGGAGATAGACGGGGATATCGCACAATTTGCTCAATCCCAAAATGTAGTCGACA GAAAAACCCAGCCTTTGCCAGGGACCGGGAACCCCTTTATTCCAACGAGGGCGTTCTTTGACGCACAGAAACATCTGCAAGACAGACATGTGGTTTTCCTCATAGGGGGTCCTGGAGAAGGTAAAACGATGATCCTCCAAAATCTAAGTCGGACTATGGAAAAGAATGGCTATACCACGGTCAGTGTTGGTCACCCTGAAGATATAGTATCTTCGCGCGATATGGGTAGTAGGATCTTATTCGTCTGCGATGACATATTTGGGAGGGTTTATCCTTCACGCGATAAGATAAAGGCATGGGCAGAATCATTGCTTCCGGATTTGTCTATCTGCAACCCGAGCTGCGATGTCAAAATTGCCATCTCTTGCTGCAGTCGAATATGGAAACAATATCAAGCAGATTTTGGCCACGTCAGTTTGTTTCAAAATCCCGTCTGTGTGTCTTCTTCAAAGTTGACGGGTAAGGAAAAAGTTGAAATGATCCAAGCGCATTTTGTCGAATCTGGAACAGTTGTTGACTCAAACAATATAAGTCTGATAACGTCAGTAACCGATGCTGTTGCCTTCCCGTACTGTTGCCGAATGGTGGCGACGGAATATTTTGGCAACAAAAGTGGCCATTACATAAATAACTTTGCTGATGTATTCAGAAATCCGGCAAATATCTTGTGTCCTGCATTAAAACGCCTGGAAGGTCAGAGTAAGGTTGCATACTTCACAATGATATTGCTGGCATTCAGTGATGGGACCTTGAGCAATTCAGAACTAATTAACTTGCTTCAAAAGGAGAAAACATTGACACTGTTTAGAGCCTTATTTGCGGAAGATATCGATGGATATCTTCCCCATTTTCCTCAAAACGTTGCAAGGTTCATATGTTCCgaaagttttcattttcttaaatttgttGAAGACGAAGAAGGCGAATGGTTGTTTTCTATCCCAGACCACATCGTGTTGAACACAATCATCCAAAAACTGGCTGGAACAAATATTAACGAGATCGTGGAATATGCCCCACCTGACTTTATCGTCGAGAAATGTCGTCTGAAAACATGTTCACCATGCGAGACGATGGACGATGGCTGTATATGGCTGGACCCTGATGCTTACACAGCCTTCGCCAGTGTCGTAACGGAGGAAGTTATACGTGGCAATGCTCCGCATGTCTTCTCAAACCCAGCAGTAGAGGACACTGCTTTCCAGACGTTTTGGATAAATTACCTAAAACAACTTTCCATCGAAAAGCAGGTTTCCTTCGCGAACTCGCATTTTCTTCGCTATTTCGTATCTCAGCTAAAGGAGAAGGAATTCATGCAATACGTCATGGAAAGATCATCAGCCCGCCCTGCGGAAGGCTACGATTTCATGCTAGTTTTATACAGGGCTGCGATTGGAGGACAATTCATTATGTTGAGCAAAATGAAAAAGGGAAAGCTCAATGTCATGGGTGAAAACTCTCAGTCAGCGTGCAGCTTTGTTTCATTGCTCGGGAAACCGGAAGCACTAGCAACCCTTCTCCGGTTTGGGTGTAATCCGAACATCTTGGACATAGCTTCCAAGAAATCACCGCTTCATCACGCGGTAGAGAGAGGTCATGGTAAGTTAGTGGAAATTCTTATTGATTTCGGGGCTGATGTGAATATCGCAGACAAGGACAACGTGCGCCCACTTCACCTTGCTGCATGCCGAGGTTCTGTGGAGATTGCTGAGGCGCTGATCAACGCCCAAGCAGTGGTAGATGTCAGGGACCGCTGGGGAACCACTCCGTTACACCACGCTGCGGAACAAGGCCAAGAGGACGTAACTCGACTTTTGGTCGAGTATGGCGCAAGTATCCGCCTGCAAGATGCCAATCATCAAACTGCGCTGCATTTCGCTGCAAAAAGTGGGAATCCCGCTGTTTTTTCGCTCCTCCAGCTTCGAGGAGGGGACATCCAGCAGAAAGATGTTTGGGGCAAGGCTGCTATGGATTACGCGAAGAAAAACGAGCGTTGA
- the LOC135471236 gene encoding uncharacterized protein LOC135471236 isoform X2 → MSQRNCRDMEIDGDIAQFAQSQNVVDRKTQPLPGTGNPFIPTRAFFDAQKHLQDRHVVFLIGGPGEGKTMILQNLSRTMEKNGYTTVSVGHPEDIVSSRDMGSRILFVCDDIFGRVYPSRDKIKAWAESLLPDLSICNPSCDVKIAISCCSRIWKQYQADFGHVSLFQNPVCVSSSKLTGKEKVEMIQAHFVESGTVVDSNNISLITSVTDAVAFPYCCRMVATEYFGNKSGHYINNFADVFRNPANILCPALKRLEGQSKVAYFTMILLAFSDGTLSNSELINLLQKEKTLTLFRALFAEDIDGYLPHFPQNVARFICSESFHFLKFVEDEEGEWLFSIPDHIVLNTIIQKLAGTNINEIVEYAPPDFIVEKCRLKTCSPCETMDDGCIWLDPDAYTAFASVVTEEVIRGNAPHVFSNPAVEDTAFQTFWINYLKQLSIEKQVSFANSHFLRYFVSQLKEKEFMQYVMERSSARPAEGYDFMLVLYRAAIGGQFIMLSKMKKGKLNVMGENSQSACSFVSLLGKPEALATLLRFGCNPNILDIASKKSPLHHAVERGHGKLVEILIDFGADVNIADKDNVRPLHLAACRGSVEIAEALINAQAVVDVRDRWGTTPLHHAAEQGQEDVTRLLVEYGASIRLQDANHQTALHFAAKSGNPAVFSLLQLRGGDIQQKDVWGKAAMDYAKKNER, encoded by the exons ATGAGTCAACGAAACTGTCGTGACATGGAGATAGACGGGGATATCGCACAATTTGCTCAATCCCAAAATGTAGTCGACA GAAAAACCCAGCCTTTGCCAGGGACCGGGAACCCCTTTATTCCAACGAGGGCGTTCTTTGACGCACAGAAACATCTGCAAGACAGACATGTGGTTTTCCTCATAGGGGGTCCTGGAGAAGGTAAAACGATGATCCTCCAAAATCTAAGTCGGACTATGGAAAAGAATGGCTATACCACGGTCAGTGTTGGTCACCCTGAAGATATAGTATCTTCGCGCGATATGGGTAGTAGGATCTTATTCGTCTGCGATGACATATTTGGGAGGGTTTATCCTTCACGCGATAAGATAAAGGCATGGGCAGAATCATTGCTTCCGGATTTGTCTATCTGCAACCCGAGCTGCGATGTCAAAATTGCCATCTCTTGCTGCAGTCGAATATGGAAACAATATCAAGCAGATTTTGGCCACGTCAGTTTGTTTCAAAATCCCGTCTGTGTGTCTTCTTCAAAGTTGACGGGTAAGGAAAAAGTTGAAATGATCCAAGCGCATTTTGTCGAATCTGGAACAGTTGTTGACTCAAACAATATAAGTCTGATAACGTCAGTAACCGATGCTGTTGCCTTCCCGTACTGTTGCCGAATGGTGGCGACGGAATATTTTGGCAACAAAAGTGGCCATTACATAAATAACTTTGCTGATGTATTCAGAAATCCGGCAAATATCTTGTGTCCTGCATTAAAACGCCTGGAAGGTCAGAGTAAGGTTGCATACTTCACAATGATATTGCTGGCATTCAGTGATGGGACCTTGAGCAATTCAGAACTAATTAACTTGCTTCAAAAGGAGAAAACATTGACACTGTTTAGAGCCTTATTTGCGGAAGATATCGATGGATATCTTCCCCATTTTCCTCAAAACGTTGCAAGGTTCATATGTTCCgaaagttttcattttcttaaatttgttGAAGACGAAGAAGGCGAATGGTTGTTTTCTATCCCAGACCACATCGTGTTGAACACAATCATCCAAAAACTGGCTGGAACAAATATTAACGAGATCGTGGAATATGCCCCACCTGACTTTATCGTCGAGAAATGTCGTCTGAAAACATGTTCACCATGCGAGACGATGGACGATGGCTGTATATGGCTGGACCCTGATGCTTACACAGCCTTCGCCAGTGTCGTAACGGAGGAAGTTATACGTGGCAATGCTCCGCATGTCTTCTCAAACCCAGCAGTAGAGGACACTGCTTTCCAGACGTTTTGGATAAATTACCTAAAACAACTTTCCATCGAAAAGCAGGTTTCCTTCGCGAACTCGCATTTTCTTCGCTATTTCGTATCTCAGCTAAAGGAGAAGGAATTCATGCAATACGTCATGGAAAGATCATCAGCCCGCCCTGCGGAAGGCTACGATTTCATGCTAGTTTTATACAGGGCTGCGATTGGAGGACAATTCATTATGTTGAGCAAAATGAAAAAGGGAAAGCTCAATGTCATGGGTGAAAACTCTCAGTCAGCGTGCAGCTTTGTTTCATTGCTCGGGAAACCGGAAGCACTAGCAACCCTTCTCCGGTTTGGGTGTAATCCGAACATCTTGGACATAGCTTCCAAGAAATCACCGCTTCATCACGCGGTAGAGAGAGGTCATGGTAAGTTAGTGGAAATTCTTATTGATTTCGGGGCTGATGTGAATATCGCAGACAAGGACAACGTGCGCCCACTTCACCTTGCTGCATGCCGAGGTTCTGTGGAGATTGCTGAGGCGCTGATCAACGCCCAAGCAGTGGTAGATGTCAGGGACCGCTGGGGAACCACTCCGTTACACCACGCTGCGGAACAAGGCCAAGAGGACGTAACTCGACTTTTGGTCGAGTATGGCGCAAGTATCCGCCTGCAAGATGCCAATCATCAAACTGCGCTGCATTTCGCTGCAAAAAGTGGGAATCCCGCTGTTTTTTCGCTCCTCCAGCTTCGAGGAGGGGACATCCAGCAGAAAGATGTTTGGGGCAAGGCTGCTATGGATTACGCGAAGAAAAACGAGCGTTGA